One part of the Hippopotamus amphibius kiboko isolate mHipAmp2 chromosome 14, mHipAmp2.hap2, whole genome shotgun sequence genome encodes these proteins:
- the LOC130835776 gene encoding dolichyl pyrophosphate Man9GlcNAc2 alpha-1,3-glucosyltransferase has protein sequence MEKWYLMTAVVLIGLTVRWTVSLNSYSGAGKPPMFGDYEAQRHWQEVTFNLPIKQWYFNNSDNNLQYWGLDYPPLTAYHSLLCAYVAKFINPDWIALHTSRGYESQAHKLFMRATVLIADLLIYIPAVVLYCCCLKEISTKKRIANALCILLYPGLILIDYGHFQYNSVSLGFALWGVLGVSYDWDLLGSLAFCLAVNYKQMELYHSLPFFCFLLGKCFKKGLKGKGFVLLIKLACTVVASFILCWLPFFTEREQTLQVLRRLFPVDRGLFEDKVANVWCSLSVFLKIKDILPHHIQLMISFCFTFLSLLPACIKLTFHPSPKGFRFTLVSCALSFFLFSFQVHEKSILLVSLPVCLVLSEIPFMSTWFLLASTFSMLPLLLKDGLLMPSVVTMMAFFIACATSFSIFEKTSEEELQLKSFSTYVRKYFPCFTFFPRIIQHSFLISVITMVLLTLMTVTLDPPLKLPDLFSVLVCFVSCLNFLFFLVYFNIIIMWDSKNGRNQKKIN, from the coding sequence atgGAGAAATGGTACTTGATGACAGCTGTGGTCTTAATAGGACTAACAGTTCGGTGGACAGTTTCTCTTAATTCTTACTCAGGTGCTGGAAAGCCTCCTATGTTTGGTGATTATGAAGCTCAGAGACACTGGCAAGAGGTTACTTTTAATTTACCGATCAAACAATGGTATTTTAACAACAGTGATAACAATTTACAGTATTGGGGATTGGACTATCCACCTCTTACAGCTTACCATAGTCTTTTGTGTGCATATGTGGCAAAGTTTATAAATCCAGACTGGATTGCTCTTCATACATCACGTGGATATGAGAGTCAAGCACATAAACTCTTCATGCGTGCAACAGTATTAATTGCTGATTTGCTGATTTACATCCCTGCAGTGGTTTTGTACTGTTGTTGTTTAAAAGAAATCTCAACTAAGAAAAGGATTGCTAATGCATTATGCATATTGCTGTATCCAGGCCTTATTCTTATCGACTATGGACATTTTCAATATAATTCTGTGAGTCTTGGCTTTGCTTTGTGGGGTGTTCTTGGAGTATCTTATGACTGGGACCTGCTAGGGTCCCTGGCGTTTTGCTTAGCTGTAAATTACAAGCAGATGGAACTCTATCACTCCttgccatttttttgttttttacttggCAAGTGTTTTAAAAAAGGCCTCAAAGGAAAGGGGTTTGTATTGTTGATTAAGCTGGCTTGTACTGTTGTGGCTTCCTTCATTCTCTGCTGGCTGCCATTCTttacagaaagagaacaaacctTGCAGGTTCTAAGAAGACTCTTTCCAGTTGATCGTGGATTATTTGAGGATAAAGTAGCCAATGTTTGGTGCAGCCTCAGTGTCTTTCTGAAGATCAAGGATATTTTGCCACATCACATCCAGTTAATGATCagcttttgttttacatttttgagcCTGCTTCCTGCATGTATAAAATTGACATTTCACCCCTCTCCCAAAGGATTCAGATTTACTCTGGTTAGCTGTGCACTatcattctttctgttttctttccaagtACATGAAAAGTCCATTCTTTTGGTATCATTACCAGTCTGCTTAGTTTTAAGTGAAATTCCTTTTATGTCTACTTGGTTTTTACTTGCGTCAACATTTAGTATGCTACCTCTTCTATTGAAGGATGGACTCCTAATGCCCTCAGTTGTGACAatgatggcatttttcatagcTTGTGcaacttctttttcaatatttgaaaagactTCTGAAGAAGAACTGCAGTTGAAATCCTTTTCCACCTATGTTAggaaatattttccatgttttacattttttcccagaATTATACAACATTCGTTTCTTATCTCAGTAATCACTATGGTCCTTCTGACACTGATGACTGTCACACTGGATCCTCCTCTGAAACTACCAGACTTATTTTCTGTATTGGTGTGTTTTGTATCCTGCTTAAACTTCCTGTTCTTCTTGGTGTACTTTAACATTATAATCATGTGGGATTccaaaaatggaagaaatcagaagaaaatcaaCTAG